A genomic segment from Hyalangium gracile encodes:
- a CDS encoding sensor histidine kinase — protein MSGNASEKATPPWRVLIVDDDPASRSTVAAQLSPVGYHLRLVPSGEEALAAVREEPPDIVLLDVMMPGLTGLDVCRRLRERLREDYIPIILITALDERDDVLQGLGAGADDFLRKPVQSAELRARVSNLLKVREYYRLVASERDKALATVDALRQQVLQADRLATLGTFAAGVSHELNNIAQVLRAALELPSPDSPGAAEGEEMPTPEVLDHVLNHVTELARTILRMARPTEGLLPETDLRRTLEEVRNMLRITGRARHARLVVTVPEQACVIRASPVHAQQVFLNLLGNAADAVADMPQPVIEAGVRAAPGGQLEAWVQDNGPGMPEEVLGRIFEPFFTTKPPGAGTGLGLPVVKQLVESWGGRLHVHSQPGRGTRMVMEIPAASATHSVEARP, from the coding sequence ATGTCTGGAAATGCTTCGGAGAAGGCAACCCCGCCGTGGCGGGTGCTCATCGTGGATGACGATCCCGCGAGCCGGAGCACGGTTGCGGCGCAGTTATCACCCGTGGGCTACCACCTGCGCCTGGTCCCCAGCGGCGAGGAGGCCCTGGCCGCGGTGAGGGAGGAGCCCCCGGACATCGTGCTGCTGGACGTGATGATGCCGGGGCTGACGGGGCTGGACGTGTGCCGCCGGCTGCGCGAGCGCCTGCGCGAGGACTACATCCCCATCATCCTGATCACCGCGCTGGACGAGCGCGACGACGTCCTCCAAGGGCTGGGCGCGGGCGCCGACGACTTCCTGCGCAAGCCGGTGCAGTCGGCGGAGCTCCGGGCGCGCGTGTCCAACCTGCTCAAGGTGCGCGAGTACTACCGGCTGGTGGCCTCCGAGCGGGACAAGGCCCTGGCCACCGTGGATGCGCTGCGCCAGCAGGTGCTCCAGGCGGATCGGCTGGCCACGCTGGGCACGTTCGCCGCCGGCGTCAGTCATGAACTGAACAACATCGCCCAGGTGCTGCGCGCTGCCCTGGAGCTGCCGTCCCCGGACAGCCCGGGCGCGGCGGAGGGGGAGGAGATGCCCACCCCCGAGGTGCTCGACCACGTGCTGAACCACGTCACCGAGCTGGCGCGCACCATCCTGCGGATGGCTCGCCCCACGGAGGGGCTGCTGCCGGAGACGGATCTCCGCCGCACGCTGGAGGAGGTGCGCAACATGCTGCGCATCACCGGGCGGGCCCGGCACGCGCGGCTGGTGGTGACGGTGCCCGAGCAGGCCTGTGTCATCCGCGCCAGCCCGGTGCACGCCCAGCAGGTGTTCCTCAACCTGCTCGGCAATGCCGCGGACGCGGTGGCGGACATGCCCCAGCCCGTCATCGAGGCGGGCGTGCGCGCCGCGCCGGGCGGGCAGCTCGAGGCGTGGGTGCAGGACAACGGCCCCGGCATGCCCGAGGAGGTGCTCGGCCGCATCTTCGAGCCCTTCTTCACCACCAAGCCTCCTGGCGCTGGGACGGGGCTGGGGCTGCCGGTCGTCAAGCAGCTCGTCGAGTCCTGGGGCGGACGCCTCCATGTTCACAGCCAGCCCGGGAGGGGCACTCGCATGGTGATGGAGATTCCGGCCGCCAGCGCGACGCACTCCGTCGAGGCCCGCCCATGA